The following coding sequences are from one Mesorhizobium onobrychidis window:
- a CDS encoding PQQ-dependent catabolism-associated CXXCW motif protein: MKGKETILLVAAGLLGLTQPIWAGDVTEPGGYRMDEYRAPVPQTLQGATVVTTAEAEALWREKKAVFFDVMPNTPKPANLPAGTIWRDTIRKDIPGSTWLANVGYGAISGETANYFRQGLAAEAGPDKSRAILFYCMTNCWMSWNAAKRAVEWGYSAVIWYPPGADGWERANLPLEEKKPYVISN, translated from the coding sequence ATGAAGGGAAAGGAGACGATTTTGCTGGTCGCTGCGGGCCTTCTGGGTCTGACCCAACCGATCTGGGCTGGCGATGTCACCGAGCCCGGCGGCTACCGGATGGACGAATATCGGGCGCCGGTGCCGCAGACGCTGCAGGGCGCAACCGTGGTGACGACGGCAGAGGCGGAGGCGCTGTGGCGGGAGAAGAAGGCGGTGTTCTTCGACGTCATGCCGAACACGCCGAAGCCGGCCAATTTGCCGGCAGGAACGATTTGGAGAGACACGATCAGAAAGGATATCCCAGGCAGCACCTGGCTGGCCAATGTCGGTTACGGCGCTATCTCCGGGGAGACCGCCAACTATTTTCGCCAAGGCCTCGCGGCCGAAGCCGGTCCCGACAAGTCGCGCGCTATTCTGTTCTATTGCATGACGAATTGCTGGATGTCCTGGAATGCCGCGAAACGGGCTGTCGAATGGGGCTACAGCGCGGTAATCTGGTATCCGCCCGGCGCCGATGGATGGGAGCGTGCAAACCTCCCGCTGGAGGAGAAGAAGCCTTACGTGATCAGCAATTGA
- a CDS encoding quinoprotein dehydrogenase-associated putative ABC transporter substrate-binding protein gives MIDRDALKLRFVLPMLGALALLPSNVQAQDAGLGAAGELVDPDILRVCADPSNMPFTDESGEGFENRLAELVAAKTGRKSVAYTWFPVVAGFVRNTLAANRCDIIMGYAQGDELVQNTNAYYRSSYVLVHPKGNGMEGVETIEDPKLTGKKIGVVESTPPTANMAANKLLRTAKIYPLAVDTRLTASMGEVMIKDMLAGKIDAAVMWGPMAGYYAKELGADLTIVPLVKEKTGSRMSYRITMGVRPSDQEWKRTLNRVIRENQAEINRILLDYNVPLIDEHDNPITQ, from the coding sequence ATGATTGACCGTGATGCGTTGAAGCTGCGTTTTGTCCTGCCGATGCTCGGCGCACTCGCCTTGCTGCCTTCGAACGTTCAGGCGCAGGACGCCGGCCTTGGTGCCGCGGGAGAACTGGTCGACCCCGACATTCTGCGCGTCTGCGCCGATCCTTCGAACATGCCCTTCACCGACGAGAGCGGCGAAGGCTTCGAAAACAGGCTGGCCGAACTGGTTGCCGCGAAAACCGGCCGGAAGTCCGTCGCCTATACATGGTTTCCTGTTGTCGCCGGCTTCGTGCGCAACACGCTGGCGGCCAACCGATGCGACATTATCATGGGTTACGCCCAGGGCGATGAACTGGTGCAGAACACCAACGCCTACTATCGCTCCTCCTATGTGCTGGTGCACCCGAAGGGCAACGGCATGGAAGGCGTCGAGACGATCGAGGATCCGAAACTCACCGGCAAGAAGATCGGTGTCGTCGAGAGCACGCCGCCGACTGCCAACATGGCCGCCAACAAGCTCCTGCGAACGGCAAAGATCTATCCGCTGGCGGTGGATACGCGCCTCACCGCTTCCATGGGGGAGGTCATGATCAAGGACATGCTCGCCGGCAAGATCGACGCGGCTGTCATGTGGGGACCGATGGCAGGCTACTATGCGAAGGAACTCGGCGCCGATCTCACGATCGTTCCGCTGGTGAAGGAAAAAACCGGCTCGCGCATGTCTTACCGCATCACCATGGGCGTGCGTCCATCCGACCAGGAATGGAAGCGGACGCTCAACCGGGTGATCAGGGAAAACCAGGCGGAGATCAACAGGATCCTGCTGGACTACAATGTGCCGCTGATCGACGAACACGATAATCCGATCACGCAATGA
- a CDS encoding c-type cytochrome, methanol metabolism-related, translated as MSVRIVIAALALALLPLASSSLAQASDSAEKAKAVTEEDGKYLDAEGNPTYKIEKGTVDWYTFSGYRRYHSDCHVCHGPDGTGSSYAPALVNSLKTMDYATFLSIVAEGRKNVGGGKENVMPAFGDNKNVYCYMDDLYVYLRARADGAAPRGRPPKKSNKPQAAKDAEASCMGG; from the coding sequence ATGTCCGTTCGCATTGTAATTGCCGCTCTCGCTCTGGCTCTGCTGCCTCTGGCAAGCTCAAGTCTCGCGCAGGCCTCGGACAGCGCGGAAAAAGCCAAGGCGGTGACGGAAGAGGACGGCAAGTATTTGGATGCGGAGGGTAATCCGACCTACAAGATCGAAAAAGGAACCGTCGATTGGTATACGTTCAGCGGTTACCGCCGGTATCACTCCGATTGCCATGTTTGTCACGGACCGGACGGCACAGGTTCGAGCTATGCGCCGGCCTTGGTCAACAGCCTGAAAACCATGGATTACGCCACGTTCCTCTCGATCGTCGCCGAAGGCCGCAAGAACGTCGGCGGCGGCAAGGAGAACGTCATGCCCGCTTTTGGCGACAACAAGAACGTCTATTGCTACATGGATGATCTCTACGTCTATCTGCGTGCCCGCGCCGACGGTGCGGCGCCCCGCGGCAGGCCGCCGAAGAAATCAAACAAGCCACAGGCAGCGAAGGATGCCGAAGCATCCTGCATGGGTGGATGA